The Niveispirillum cyanobacteriorum genome segment TGCTGTCGGAGTAGAATTCCTTCGACGTATACAGGAAGAAATTGACCTTGGAGCGGTAGTTCCAGTCCGTGAAGACATAGACCTCACCCGACGACACCGGGATGCCATAACGGGCCGTGGCCGACAGGATCCATTTGGGCGCGTTGGGGAAGGAATTGCCGTCCAACTGGGCGAAGCCGTTCACCACCGGGTCGGTAACGGTGCAGCCGCCGCCGCAGACGGGGATGCGCAGGGTCTTGTCCTGGATCTCCGTGTGGTTATAGGACAAGCCACCGGTCAGCAGCAGGTTATCGGTCGGCAGCAGTTCCAGTTCCGCCTCGAAACCATAGCCCTCGCCACCATCAGCATTGATCAGCGTATTGTTGTTCGACGAACCGCCAACGGCCGTGAACTGCTGATTATTGATGTCGGTATAGAAGGCGGTGACATTCAGGCGGGCTTTGCGCTCCCAGAAGTTCGACTTGATGCCGGCCTCATAGGACATCAGCGTCTCGGCCTTGGCGATGGAGAGGGCGTCGCGGTTGATGTTCGGACCGAAATAGAACAGCGGACGGCTCTGGATCGACGGCGCGCGATAGCCATTGGCGACGCGCGTGAAGAGGTTGATATCGTCGGTCGCCTTGTAGGTCAGGGCAACATCCCAGGTCACCTGCCCATCGGACAGGCTGGCGCCGCCCGTGGTGGAGCCCGGCACGCCCGGCATGGTGCGGACGACGGAGAAGTCCTTCTCTTCGTCATTGTACCGCACGCCACCTGTCAGCACGACCTGTTCCGTCAGGTCGTAGGACGCCTGGCCGAACACGGCCCAGGTCTTGGTTTCCTGCCGGCTGTCGGTGAAGACGAAGATGTTGCGCGGGTCAGACGCGTTGCCATAGGCATAGCCATAGGCGGTCACGTCTTCGTTGAAATAGAACAGACCGGTCTGCCAGCGGAACCGCTCGCCATCGGCATTCGACAGGCGCAGTTCCTGCGTCCACTGCGCATGGTCGGGCAGGGCGTCCGCCGTCTCGCTGTCGAACGGTACGAAGCCGGGACCACGACCGGCCACACCGCCATCAATATCGCCACGCGTGTAGACGTCCGCCGTTTCATAGCCGGTGATGGAGGTCAGCAGCAGACCGTCGAAATCATACTCCAGCTTCAGGCTGCCGCCTTGGCTGGACACGTCCAGATCGTTCTGGCCGTTCTGGAAGACGGCATTGCGCGAGAAGGTGGAGGACAGGTTGTTGCTGCCCTTGGTGATGGCGTTGGCCACAAACACGCGGGCAGAGCCGTCCAGATCACGCGCATGGGCATTGAACAATGCCGTCAGCGGGCCCTTCTCATACATCAACTGCAGGCGGGCGGCCGTTTCGGAGAAGCCGCCGATGGCGTCCTTCTCACCGGTGAAGGTGTTGTCGATGAAATTGTCCTTGCGGTCATACTTCATGGACAGGCGGGCCGACAGCACGCCGT includes the following:
- a CDS encoding TonB-dependent receptor; the encoded protein is MRKGNPSQLRLLAGAVSLLALSAAAPAASAQAVLDEIIVTATKRAENQQQVPVSVGTISDDKLTSVMSGGVDLLALSAQVPSLYAESTFARTFPRFYIRGLGNSDFDLNSTQPVGLVIDEVVQENPLLRGFPIFDTERVEVLRGPQGTLFGRNTPAGTISFVSKKPTQETEGYLSASYGRKNTIGAEGAVGGALIDGVLSARLSMKYDRKDNFIDNTFTGEKDAIGGFSETAARLQLMYEKGPLTALFNAHARDLDGSARVFVANAITKGSNNLSSTFSRNAVFQNGQNDLDVSSQGGSLKLEYDFDGLLLTSITGYETADVYTRGDIDGGVAGRGPGFVPFDSETADALPDHAQWTQELRLSNADGERFRWQTGLFYFNEDVTAYGYAYGNASDPRNIFVFTDSRQETKTWAVFGQASYDLTEQVVLTGGVRYNDEEKDFSVVRTMPGVPGSTTGGASLSDGQVTWDVALTYKATDDINLFTRVANGYRAPSIQSRPLFYFGPNINRDALSIAKAETLMSYEAGIKSNFWERKARLNVTAFYTDINNQQFTAVGGSSNNNTLINADGGEGYGFEAELELLPTDNLLLTGGLSYNHTEIQDKTLRIPVCGGGCTVTDPVVNGFAQLDGNSFPNAPKWILSATARYGIPVSSGEVYVFTDWNYRSKVNFFLYTSKEFYSDSKLEGGLKLGYVSDDEKFGVAVFGRNITNEKSLEGAIDFNNLTGIVNEAPFYGVEITSKF